From a single Campylobacter concisus genomic region:
- a CDS encoding transformation system protein — protein sequence MLDSIILAVLVYFATFLFMFFLLAFFAFWYISVPLLVIFFVIKFIRQAKECERIHGKLE from the coding sequence ATGCTTGATAGTATCATCCTTGCAGTCCTGGTATATTTTGCAACATTCTTATTTATGTTTTTTCTGCTCGCCTTTTTTGCCTTTTGGTATATAAGCGTGCCGCTACTTGTCATCTTTTTCGTTATAAAATTTATAAGGCAAGCAAAAGAGTGCGAGAGGATACATGGCAAGCTTGAGTAA
- a CDS encoding O-acetylhomoserine aminocarboxypropyltransferase/cysteine synthase family protein yields MKQETAAIHVGYDTNEGFGTMAVPIFQSTAYDFGSAEVAAARFELKDGGHIYTRLANPTTDVFEKRVAALEGGAAAIATASGQAALFYSIINLAQAGDNIIIAKKIYGGTTVLFTHTLKRFGIEARVFDSDTADDLEGFIDDKTRAIFFETLSNPQISIPNIEKIVEIANKYGIISITDNTVPTPIIFQPLRHGVDVCVHSASKYMSGQGLSLAGVVVSANHLNEKLKGNKRYEHFNLPDASYHDIVYADMTDNFDIYTLRMRLAIVRDIGAVISPFNSWQLIQGLETLAVRVERHSQNALKVAKFLNSHKHIKSVAYPGLADNVDHAKAQKYFKDGMASGLFCFETDSFERAKKMLERVKLFKIVVNIGDTKSLITHPASTTHQQLSSEELIKAGITKELIRVSIGLENAEDLIADLAQALE; encoded by the coding sequence ATGAAGCAAGAAACCGCTGCGATCCACGTAGGCTACGACACAAACGAGGGCTTTGGCACGATGGCTGTGCCTATTTTTCAAAGCACGGCTTATGACTTTGGAAGCGCCGAGGTTGCGGCTGCTAGGTTTGAGCTAAAAGATGGCGGCCACATCTACACTAGGCTTGCCAACCCAACGACAGACGTCTTTGAAAAAAGAGTAGCTGCACTTGAGGGTGGAGCCGCTGCGATAGCGACTGCAAGCGGTCAGGCAGCGTTGTTTTACAGCATAATAAATTTAGCCCAAGCAGGCGATAACATCATCATTGCTAAGAAAATTTATGGCGGCACGACGGTGCTTTTTACGCACACACTAAAAAGATTTGGCATAGAGGCTAGAGTCTTTGACAGCGACACGGCTGATGATCTAGAGGGCTTTATAGATGATAAAACGAGGGCTATATTTTTTGAAACGCTCTCAAATCCGCAAATTTCCATCCCAAATATCGAGAAAATAGTAGAAATCGCAAACAAATATGGCATCATCAGCATCACCGATAACACAGTGCCAACGCCTATCATCTTTCAGCCACTTCGCCACGGCGTCGATGTTTGCGTGCATAGCGCTAGCAAATATATGAGCGGTCAGGGTCTTAGCCTAGCAGGTGTGGTCGTAAGCGCAAATCACCTAAACGAAAAGCTAAAAGGCAACAAACGATATGAGCACTTTAACCTGCCAGACGCGAGTTATCACGACATCGTCTATGCCGATATGACGGACAACTTCGACATCTATACACTAAGAATGAGGCTTGCTATCGTGCGTGACATCGGCGCTGTGATATCTCCGTTTAACTCTTGGCAGCTCATACAAGGTCTCGAAACGCTTGCTGTTAGAGTTGAGAGGCACTCACAAAATGCCCTAAAAGTGGCCAAATTTCTAAACTCTCACAAGCATATAAAAAGCGTAGCATACCCAGGACTTGCTGACAACGTAGATCACGCAAAGGCTCAAAAATACTTTAAAGACGGCATGGCTAGCGGGCTATTTTGCTTTGAAACCGATAGCTTTGAGCGCGCAAAAAAGATGCTAGAGCGCGTAAAACTCTTTAAGATCGTGGTAAATATCGGCGACACAAAGTCGCTCATCACGCATCCAGCATCGACTACGCACCAACAGCTAAGCAGTGAAGAGCTCATCAAAGCTGGCATCACAAAAGAGCTGATAAGAGTTAGCATAGGCCTTGAAAATGCTGAGGATCTGATAGCTGATCTGGCTCAAGCTTTAGAATAA